TCCGAACTTGGTTTCTTCGCGTGCAATGTGCAGTTGCAGCAGGCAATCCACGGTTCTGTTCATCTTGGCTGCCTGTTTGTTGACTTCAGCAAGCAGTTTATAAGAGTCTATCCCATGAATCAATGCTACGTACGGAACAATGTATTTTATTTTATTGCTTTGCAGATGTCCGATGAAATGCCATTCTATATCTTTAGGAAGGCTTTCATACTTGGCGGTCATCTCCTGCACCTTACTTTCTCCGAACACACGTTGGCCGGCGCGATATGCTTCTTCTATCGCCTCATTGGGGTGAAATTTGGAAACAGCTACCAGTTGTACTCCTTCTGGCAGTTCGCTCAGTATTTGTTTTAAATTTTTTGCAATCATCATTTGAACATTTAATAAGAAGTTTCGCACATTCTGTAAAAGGCTTATGAATTATAATTAATCATTGCCTTGTTATTGAGAAAATGGCCTTAAGGTTTTTACTAAAACTTCTTAGGATTTTTACTAAAAATCTCCCGAAGTTTTAGTAAAAATCCTAAGATGTTATACTGAATCTCTTTTCCCGTTCAGAAACTATTGGGGCGGGAAGGACAATTCTTTTTTAATCGCATTCTCGTGACTTGTGAAATGTTTGTAAATATTTATACTTCCGGTTTGTCATTCGGTTCTGCACTATACGGATATACATCCATGATGGCTGTTTCTGCTACCGATGCAATCTGATAATCAGCCATTGTTCCCTTCATGCCTTCGTCCAGTTTCTTCACAGCGTCTCGCAAGTCTGCCGCCTGCACCAATACTTGAGTGGAGGTTTTCTTTTCAGCACCGCTTTTTTCGTCAAGCGTGATGAATACCAGTTTGCATTTAAACCAACGGTCGGCGGCTTCTTCCTCACTTGGGAATAATTCGCTGTAATTGGCTCGTTTGATATCCGATACGGTAAACTCTCCCGAAATAAAAGGAGTCATTTCCTCAATGATGCGTGCTTCCGCCTCTGTAAAGCTGAGTGCATCTACAAGGTAGGGTTCGGTCACTTTCTTATTCATTCCGTTATCCATTGTCTTTTCGTAACGGATTTTGCACTCAAACCATGTATGCATTGCCATAATTTTCCAATTTTTTAGTTAGTGGTTATTACTGTTGGTTATTTATATTCCTCTTCTATTTTTGCATATAGAGGAGTTTTCAAAAGCAGTACAAAGATAACCAAAAAGTGGTAGAATAAATCTGCAATAAGGGATTTTTCTGACAGAAGATAAAGCGTATATTTCCGGGGAGACATACCGGTATGTTGCCACTCTTATTTGAATAGCCGTTCTTTGGCGGCGTAACCAATTAATAAACATTTAATAATTATGGCAGTAGTAGCTTATTTAAGAGTGAGTACGGAAAAGCAGTTTTTAGAAAATCAGCGTGAGGAGATTGTACGCTTTGCTGAAAAAAATGGTTTAAAAATTGACCGGTGGTATATGGAAACGGTCAGTGGAAAAGTGAGTACAAAGGAAAGGAAGTTGTCGGGATTATTGGAGAGGATGAGGCCGGGAGATTCACTGATTGTGACAGAAATCTCCCGCCTTAGCCGTACCTTGCTGGAGATTATGACTATCCTTAACTCATGCATCAAGAAAGAAGTTGTGTTGTACAGCACCAAAGAAGGATATGTATTTCAAAATGACATTAACAGCAAAGTGCTGGGGTTTGCTTTTGGGCTGATGGCTGAGATTGAGCGTAATCTGATTTCCATGCGTACAAAAGAAGCGCTTGCGAGGAGAAGGCAGGAGGGGAAACATTTAGGACGTAAGAAGGGGGATATGCCTAAGACCAAACTGCTTTGTGAAAATAAGAGGCAGCTTTTAAAGGCGCACAAGAAAGGGGCTTCCTGTGCATCGCTTGCCAGGGAAATGGGAGTCTCACGCACCACGATGTCCCGCTTTTTAAATCGTTGACACATCTGAGGTTTATATTTCCGACATTGAACTTTTCCGACATCTGATTTGTTATGCCTATATATAATTTGATAAAACTATGGCTACAACAAATTTTAAAGGTCAACCGGTCAGGATTATCGGTGAATTTATAAAAGTGGGTTCAGTTGCCCCTGATTTTGAATTGGTAAAGACGGATTTATCCTCGTTTTCTTTGAAAGATTTGAATGGAAAGCATGTGGTGTTGAACATCTTTCCAAGTCTGGATACCGGTGTATGCGCGGCTTCTGTGCGCAAATTCAATAAGTTGGCTGCCGGCTTGCCCGATACGGTAGTGCTGGCCGTTTCCAAGGATTTGCCCTTTGCACACGCACGTTTCTGTACCACTGAAGGGATTGAGAATGTAATCCCGTTATCTGATTTTCGTTTTTCTGATTTTGATGAGAATTATGGAGTCCGTATGGCAGACGGTCCGCTTGCGGGCTTGCTGGCACGTGCGATAGTGGTTATCGGCAAAGATGGAAAGATTGCCTATACGGAACTTGTTCCTGAAATCACCCAAGAACCTGATTATGATAAAGCGATTGAAGCGGTGAAGCATTGAGCCTGATTCGGGCAAATGCAGGTAAAAAGGCGGCGGACAAAGTCAAGGACTTGTCCGCCGCCTTTCCATTCGTAACAGGACACACCGTCCTATTTTTTCTTCATGCCTTTATAAATAAGGAAAGCTGCCACCAGTACAGCGACTGTCATAATGACATAACCGATTTCATGGCTGTATTTTGTAGCCATCACATATACGTCATTCGTAGTCTTGATGTCCGTAAAGCGATAGATCAGGTAACCGAGCAGAGCAAGGATGGAGTTCCATATTCCGGCGCCAAGTGTGGTGTAAAGCAGGAACGGCCCCAGCTTCATGCCTGCCAAGCCTGCGGGAATGCTGATAAGCTGCCGTACGGCAGGAATGAGGCGTCCGAAGAATGTGGACGCTGCACCGTGCTGTCTGAAGTATTCTTCTGCATGATGCACTTTTTCTTCATCAATGAGGCACATGTGACCGAAACGGCTATTGGCAAACTTATATACGATGGGGCGTCCCAGCCAGCGTGCCAGATAGTAGTTGATTAATGCACCTATATCTGCTCCGACGGTTGCAATGACAACGACAAGGAAGATGTTCATGCTTTCGTCCGCCATGGATTTCCATGCGGCCGGCGGAACAATGACTTCCGACGGGAAAGGGATGAACGAACTTTCAATAGCCATGAATATGGTGACTACCCAGTAGTTCAGGTTCTCTAATACCCATTTGATGAGTTCTGCAGATGATTCCATTTTTTGATTTGCGGTTTACCGTACGTTATTTAAGT
Above is a window of Bacteroides helcogenes P 36-108 DNA encoding:
- a CDS encoding DUF4494 domain-containing protein, with amino-acid sequence MAMHTWFECKIRYEKTMDNGMNKKVTEPYLVDALSFTEAEARIIEEMTPFISGEFTVSDIKRANYSELFPSEEEAADRWFKCKLVFITLDEKSGAEKKTSTQVLVQAADLRDAVKKLDEGMKGTMADYQIASVAETAIMDVYPYSAEPNDKPEV
- a CDS encoding DedA family protein; the protein is MESSAELIKWVLENLNYWVVTIFMAIESSFIPFPSEVIVPPAAWKSMADESMNIFLVVVIATVGADIGALINYYLARWLGRPIVYKFANSRFGHMCLIDEEKVHHAEEYFRQHGAASTFFGRLIPAVRQLISIPAGLAGMKLGPFLLYTTLGAGIWNSILALLGYLIYRFTDIKTTNDVYVMATKYSHEIGYVIMTVAVLVAAFLIYKGMKKK
- a CDS encoding master DNA invertase Mpi family serine-type recombinase, which codes for MAVVAYLRVSTEKQFLENQREEIVRFAEKNGLKIDRWYMETVSGKVSTKERKLSGLLERMRPGDSLIVTEISRLSRTLLEIMTILNSCIKKEVVLYSTKEGYVFQNDINSKVLGFAFGLMAEIERNLISMRTKEALARRRQEGKHLGRKKGDMPKTKLLCENKRQLLKAHKKGASCASLAREMGVSRTTMSRFLNR
- the tpx gene encoding thiol peroxidase, producing MATTNFKGQPVRIIGEFIKVGSVAPDFELVKTDLSSFSLKDLNGKHVVLNIFPSLDTGVCAASVRKFNKLAAGLPDTVVLAVSKDLPFAHARFCTTEGIENVIPLSDFRFSDFDENYGVRMADGPLAGLLARAIVVIGKDGKIAYTELVPEITQEPDYDKAIEAVKH
- a CDS encoding YggS family pyridoxal phosphate-dependent enzyme — encoded protein: MMIAKNLKQILSELPEGVQLVAVSKFHPNEAIEEAYRAGQRVFGESKVQEMTAKYESLPKDIEWHFIGHLQSNKIKYIVPYVALIHGIDSYKLLAEVNKQAAKMNRTVDCLLQLHIAREETKFGFSFDECREMLSSGGWKKLGNIRICGLMGMATNTDNAEQIKAEFCSLESFFHEVKSTWFPDEGSFRELSMGMSHDYHEAIAAGSTLIRVGSKIFGERNYQ